One Methanobacterium sp. genomic region harbors:
- a CDS encoding nitrogenase component 1 has product MSMNLIEKDRVATINPLKTCQPLGAMWAVTGISRAVPLVHGSQGCSAFVRYCLSRHFREPSEIAVTSLHEDAAVFGGRKNLVEGIQNVAIRLKPDFIGVITTCSSEIIGDDVIGFIKTAKGELKEKIGEEATEKIKIVPISTPSFVETHLKGYDNTIKALADYVAEPSEPNEKINIIPGMVNPGDIREIKHMLRLMDIESIVLADISDPFDAPLRPSTTEYKPYYPKGGTTVDEIVDSANSVGTISLTKYAGSGALSLEKKYNVPAELGPIPIGVRNTDQFLRNLKKLTGQDIPDSILDERGLLIDSMADVASRYLFDKTVAIYGDPEITSGIARFVGELGMEPKLVLTGSKSQEFVKDIEKVAKETGAEIDTMVDQDLRSMEVYLKDNPVDLMIGGSDARLMAKENDIPLVRVGYPVYDRVGYHRRPIVGYNGGIYLMDLITNTVLEKYYEPEHWKLQQ; this is encoded by the coding sequence ATGAGCATGAATCTTATAGAAAAAGACAGAGTAGCTACAATTAATCCTCTAAAAACCTGTCAGCCGCTAGGAGCAATGTGGGCTGTCACTGGGATTAGTAGGGCGGTTCCTTTAGTTCACGGTTCTCAAGGATGCTCAGCATTCGTTAGATACTGCCTCTCTCGTCATTTCAGGGAGCCTTCCGAAATTGCTGTAACATCCCTTCACGAGGATGCGGCAGTTTTTGGTGGAAGAAAAAATCTTGTTGAAGGTATCCAGAACGTTGCAATAAGGCTTAAACCTGATTTCATTGGTGTAATTACCACATGTTCCAGTGAGATCATCGGTGATGATGTAATTGGGTTTATAAAAACAGCAAAAGGAGAACTTAAAGAAAAAATTGGTGAAGAAGCAACTGAAAAAATAAAAATTGTACCAATAAGTACTCCAAGTTTCGTTGAAACACACCTTAAAGGCTACGATAATACAATTAAAGCTTTGGCTGATTACGTAGCTGAACCTTCAGAACCCAATGAAAAGATAAATATAATTCCTGGAATGGTAAACCCTGGAGATATACGTGAAATAAAACACATGCTCAGACTCATGGATATTGAAAGCATAGTCCTTGCGGATATTTCCGATCCATTTGATGCGCCACTCAGGCCATCTACAACTGAATACAAGCCGTATTATCCAAAGGGAGGAACAACTGTAGATGAAATCGTTGATTCGGCAAACAGTGTAGGTACCATATCTCTTACTAAGTATGCTGGTTCAGGTGCTTTATCTCTGGAGAAAAAATACAACGTACCTGCAGAACTTGGTCCAATCCCTATAGGTGTTCGAAATACTGATCAATTCCTTAGGAACTTGAAAAAACTCACAGGTCAAGATATCCCTGACTCGATCTTGGATGAAAGAGGTTTATTGATAGATTCCATGGCGGATGTAGCTTCAAGATATCTCTTTGATAAAACCGTAGCTATCTATGGAGATCCTGAAATTACCTCTGGAATAGCAAGGTTCGTTGGGGAACTTGGTATGGAACCAAAACTGGTTCTTACTGGATCTAAAAGTCAGGAATTTGTTAAAGACATAGAAAAAGTAGCCAAAGAAACTGGAGCTGAAATAGATACCATGGTTGATCAGGATTTAAGGTCAATGGAAGTGTATCTCAAGGACAATCCTGTGGATCTGATGATAGGCGGATCAGATGCAAGGCTCATGGCTAAAGAAAATGACATTCCTCTGGTAAGAGTCGGCTACCCGGTTTATGACCGTGTAGGATACCACAGGCGCCCTATAGTGGGGTACAATGGTGGTATTTATCTTATGGATCTGATAACTAACACAGTACTTGAAAAATACTATGAACCAGAACACTGGAAACTCCAGCAGTAG
- the nifE gene encoding nitrogenase iron-molybdenum cofactor biosynthesis protein NifE encodes MEPVTETFESRKKHVCVKGEGLSIPVCDKASLPGTVTQRTCVYGGARIVLMPITDSIHLVHGPIGCAACTWDIRGSKTSREDIYKKGCSTNLQEKDIIFGGEKKLYETIIELNKLYKPGAVFVYATCVAGIIGDDIKAVCKKAEEITGCRVIPVQSEGFQNHNKTKGHWIGGDALLDYVIGTKEPEETTPFDINIVGEFNVAGDLWGIKPLLEEMGVNIISTLTGDSHVDEIAQAHRAKLNIVQCQKSSNYVAKKMEKKYGIPFIKVNFFGLEQTVASLRDVADFFGDEEMIERTERIIESGLKEVSHKIEEYKKRLTGKTVALYVGGNKAWSLVRPFEELGMDVMMSGTKNGIREDYEMIKEAVRDGTIIVDDANSAELTRLLKEHRPNLLISGAKEKYISLKLGIPFCDFNHDRITAFAGFRGFVSFAKEVDASVSSPVFELTSKSLRGD; translated from the coding sequence ATGGAACCTGTTACTGAAACATTTGAGTCTCGTAAAAAACACGTGTGTGTAAAAGGAGAAGGATTATCTATTCCTGTATGTGATAAGGCCAGTCTTCCAGGTACAGTTACCCAGAGAACATGTGTTTACGGTGGAGCAAGAATTGTTTTAATGCCAATTACAGATTCAATTCACCTGGTACACGGTCCGATAGGATGTGCTGCATGTACATGGGATATAAGAGGAAGTAAAACTTCAAGGGAAGATATATACAAAAAAGGATGTTCTACAAACTTACAGGAAAAAGATATCATCTTCGGCGGAGAAAAAAAGTTATATGAAACCATAATAGAACTTAATAAATTATACAAGCCTGGAGCAGTATTTGTATATGCTACATGTGTTGCAGGTATAATTGGAGATGATATTAAAGCAGTATGCAAAAAAGCGGAAGAAATAACTGGATGTAGAGTTATACCAGTTCAATCTGAAGGTTTTCAAAACCACAATAAGACTAAAGGGCATTGGATAGGTGGCGACGCATTACTGGACTATGTAATTGGAACAAAAGAACCTGAAGAAACTACTCCCTTTGATATCAATATAGTGGGTGAATTCAATGTTGCAGGGGATCTCTGGGGAATTAAACCCTTACTTGAAGAAATGGGTGTCAATATAATCAGTACATTAACAGGAGATTCCCATGTGGATGAAATAGCTCAGGCACACCGGGCTAAGCTTAATATAGTGCAGTGCCAGAAATCTTCAAATTACGTTGCCAAAAAAATGGAAAAAAAATATGGAATACCATTTATAAAAGTCAATTTCTTTGGTCTTGAACAAACTGTAGCCTCTTTAAGGGATGTCGCTGATTTCTTTGGAGATGAAGAAATGATAGAGCGGACCGAAAGAATAATCGAATCAGGACTCAAAGAGGTATCTCATAAAATTGAAGAGTATAAGAAAAGATTAACTGGAAAAACTGTTGCTCTCTATGTTGGAGGTAACAAAGCATGGTCTCTTGTAAGGCCTTTTGAAGAATTAGGTATGGATGTAATGATGTCTGGAACAAAAAATGGAATTAGAGAAGATTATGAAATGATCAAGGAAGCTGTAAGAGACGGTACCATAATTGTAGATGATGCAAATTCAGCAGAATTAACCAGACTTCTTAAAGAACACAGGCCAAATCTATTAATATCTGGTGCTAAAGAGAAATACATCTCATTAAAGCTCGGAATCCCATTTTGTGACTTTAACCATGACAGAATAACTGCATTTGCAGGATTTAGGGGATTTGTAAGCTTTGCAAAAGAAGTGGACGCTTCAGTTTCAAGTCCAGTGTTTGAACTAACCTCCAAAAGTTTGAGAGGTGACTAA
- the nifN gene encoding nitrogenase iron-molybdenum cofactor biosynthesis protein NifN, with product MHHDKKFAVVNPSKMCQPMGAIQALLGIKDSMPLIHGSQGCSTYIRFQLTRHFREPIEVASTSMSEKTVIYGGEFNLMKALKNITEKQSPSMIAVTSSCLTETIGDDMVGIIEKFEDANLDKELPVIIPISTPSYVESHVEGYNRTVKALVEHLATPTVKNGKINIITGNISPADVKEVKNILKEMDCESIILTDTSENLDAPLTEDALSLYNGGTTIEEIEDTANSLGTISLSKHVDSAGVFLENKFGVKSISGPIPIGLENTDSFVKYVSELGDLEIPESIEKDRGRLIDTMVDAHSYNYHRKVAIFGDPDFVSGLTRFTCEMGMIPTVVCTGTKSKRFIEDINNISEEKGVSPTILAGGDLYDMHREIKESGADILIGNAYGASIAQEENIPLFRVGFPVFDRLGAQRISVLGYNGGIDFVDKLTNTILDFYYDEAGYEIEEPEEVVEEFAREEI from the coding sequence ATGCATCACGATAAAAAATTTGCTGTAGTAAATCCCTCCAAAATGTGCCAGCCAATGGGAGCCATACAAGCCCTTTTAGGGATTAAAGACTCCATGCCTCTTATTCACGGCTCCCAGGGCTGCAGTACATATATAAGGTTTCAACTCACCCGGCACTTTAGAGAACCTATAGAAGTTGCATCAACTTCCATGAGTGAAAAAACTGTAATCTATGGTGGCGAATTCAATCTAATGAAAGCTTTAAAAAATATCACCGAAAAACAGTCTCCAAGCATGATAGCAGTTACATCAAGCTGTTTAACAGAAACCATTGGGGACGATATGGTGGGAATTATAGAGAAATTTGAAGATGCAAACCTGGACAAAGAACTGCCTGTGATCATCCCTATTTCAACTCCAAGTTATGTTGAATCCCATGTTGAGGGGTACAACCGTACTGTAAAAGCACTTGTTGAGCATTTAGCTACTCCAACAGTCAAAAATGGAAAAATCAACATAATTACAGGCAACATATCACCTGCAGATGTAAAAGAAGTTAAAAATATCTTAAAAGAGATGGACTGCGAAAGCATCATTTTAACAGACACCTCAGAAAACCTTGACGCACCACTTACTGAAGATGCTCTATCTTTATATAATGGAGGAACCACCATCGAGGAAATTGAAGATACGGCTAATTCATTAGGTACAATCTCTTTATCCAAACATGTGGATTCTGCAGGGGTATTCCTTGAGAATAAATTTGGGGTTAAATCTATATCTGGACCTATTCCCATAGGCCTTGAAAATACAGACAGTTTTGTAAAATATGTATCTGAACTTGGGGATTTAGAAATTCCTGAATCAATAGAAAAAGACCGAGGTAGACTTATAGACACAATGGTAGATGCCCATTCATACAACTATCACCGAAAAGTGGCTATATTTGGAGATCCTGACTTTGTATCTGGATTGACACGTTTCACCTGCGAAATGGGTATGATCCCAACTGTTGTATGTACTGGTACCAAAAGTAAAAGGTTTATTGAAGACATCAATAATATTTCGGAGGAAAAAGGAGTTTCGCCTACTATTTTAGCAGGTGGAGACCTTTATGATATGCACAGAGAAATTAAAGAATCTGGAGCAGATATTTTAATTGGAAATGCTTATGGGGCGAGTATAGCCCAGGAAGAAAACATCCCTCTATTTAGAGTAGGTTTCCCAGTATTTGATAGATTAGGAGCACAGAGAATATCTGTACTGGGGTATAATGGAGGTATTGACTTCGTTGACAAATTAACAAATACAATACTTGATTTCTACTATGATGAAGCTGGATATGAAATAGAAGAGCCAGAAGAAGTGGTGGAAGAATTTGCCAGGGAGGAGATTTAA
- a CDS encoding NifB/NifX family molybdenum-iron cluster-binding protein has translation MKIAVASTDGKLVDLHFGDADRFLIYEIEDGEGKFHEIREKTAMPLNNHQERWVASIDLINDCKAVLCNKIGNEPTIELRKLGIKPIQLDCEVKDAVSECSKHLLS, from the coding sequence GTGAAGATAGCAGTAGCATCAACAGATGGTAAGCTAGTAGATCTGCACTTTGGGGATGCAGATAGATTTTTAATATATGAAATTGAGGATGGAGAAGGTAAATTCCATGAAATAAGAGAAAAAACAGCTATGCCTTTAAATAATCATCAGGAACGTTGGGTAGCATCAATAGATCTTATAAATGATTGCAAAGCAGTTCTCTGCAATAAAATTGGAAATGAACCTACGATTGAACTTAGAAAATTAGGAATAAAACCAATACAGCTTGACTGTGAAGTTAAAGATGCTGTTAGTGAGTGTTCAAAACATCTATTGAGTTAA
- a CDS encoding 4Fe-4S binding protein: protein MLITVNISLDYGRCEGSGCGACVCICPTNVFTLKAGCVSIKSPEYCKLCGNCLEICPYGAIEIEEIDGTF, encoded by the coding sequence ATGTTGATAACAGTTAACATATCACTGGATTATGGGAGATGTGAAGGATCAGGATGTGGGGCATGTGTGTGTATATGTCCTACCAATGTTTTTACCCTTAAAGCGGGTTGTGTGTCAATAAAATCACCAGAATATTGTAAATTATGCGGTAATTGTTTAGAAATTTGCCCTTATGGGGCTATAGAAATAGAAGAAATAGATGGAACTTTTTAA
- a CDS encoding 4Fe-4S binding protein, which yields MANVKIDFGKCDGIDCGECADVCSMEILKLEGNKIIIVNPGECSLCETCTDVCPNGAIELEE from the coding sequence ATGGCTAATGTAAAAATTGATTTTGGAAAATGTGATGGCATAGACTGTGGAGAATGTGCAGATGTCTGCTCAATGGAAATTCTCAAACTTGAAGGGAACAAAATAATAATTGTGAACCCTGGAGAATGCAGTTTATGCGAAACATGCACAGATGTTTGTCCTAATGGAGCTATTGAACTGGAAGAATAA
- a CDS encoding molybdopterin-dependent oxidoreductase, with the protein MKTVVTACTRDCTGACSIIASAEDGKVTKLRGNKEHDVTAGFLCKNTSRYLKTYFYSPNRVIHPLLKENGEWKKISWDEALDIAASKISKVVEEYGSSAILYYQGFGARTALQAMNRRFFNLLGGVTTTYGTVCGGIGHSAMELDFGTKISHDPLDHLNSNLIIVWGRNPAATDVHLWRILRKAKRNGIKIVVIDPVKTKTAKQADEFIQPAPGSDLYLAMSLAKIVLETDNGDYDFIENYTKNFDSYKKILGKYSLGYLSDKCGVDLDKIRELALEYAKGKPSSIITGWGLHRYVQGHLAFRMIDALAAVTGNIGVSGGGVSQGFEEFEYFDFSSVELNELGKNQRKLPMPKIGEAILDTHNPLIKLIVLASGNPVNLNPDSLKVKEGFDSADFVIMMDHFLNDTSESADLFLPTTTYLEEEDLIGSYGHNWVSPINQVVSPQGESKSEFEIFQLLAQRLGIFDEMSGSAKDWLKKLAVPILNKGIDFEDLQNVPQRMIKKTEIPFGDRKFKTESGRFEFIEELSIRDTDIEEFPLKLLSTMAEDFIGSVVPESELVDGFLEVHVHPDILGEKNITDGDKALIESPVGSLIVKVKEDDAVRKDYILTYKGGWLKYNKCVNVLTQPIISEIGDGTPYYDTRVRIKGISNS; encoded by the coding sequence TTGAAAACAGTTGTTACAGCGTGTACTCGGGATTGTACTGGTGCATGCAGCATCATAGCAAGTGCAGAAGACGGTAAAGTTACTAAATTACGTGGAAATAAGGAACATGATGTAACTGCAGGGTTTTTATGTAAAAACACCTCCCGATATTTAAAGACTTATTTTTACAGCCCTAACAGAGTTATTCACCCTCTTTTAAAAGAGAATGGGGAGTGGAAAAAAATAAGCTGGGATGAAGCGCTTGATATTGCAGCTTCAAAGATATCTAAAGTTGTTGAAGAATATGGAAGTTCGGCAATCCTGTACTATCAAGGGTTCGGTGCCCGTACAGCTCTACAAGCTATGAACAGGCGATTTTTTAATCTACTTGGGGGAGTAACAACTACTTACGGCACAGTATGTGGTGGAATTGGTCATTCTGCAATGGAACTTGACTTTGGTACCAAAATATCCCACGATCCACTTGATCACCTCAACAGTAATTTAATAATTGTCTGGGGAAGGAACCCTGCGGCAACAGACGTGCATCTGTGGAGAATTTTAAGAAAAGCAAAAAGAAATGGAATAAAAATAGTAGTTATAGATCCTGTAAAAACAAAAACTGCAAAACAGGCAGACGAATTTATACAGCCTGCACCAGGTTCAGATTTATATCTTGCAATGTCACTTGCTAAAATCGTCTTAGAAACTGATAATGGGGACTATGATTTTATAGAAAATTATACCAAAAATTTTGATTCGTATAAAAAAATACTTGGCAAATATTCACTTGGATATTTATCTGATAAATGCGGTGTTGATTTAGACAAAATAAGAGAATTAGCACTTGAATATGCAAAGGGTAAACCTTCAAGCATCATTACAGGATGGGGGCTTCACAGATATGTACAGGGGCATCTTGCTTTCCGCATGATTGATGCTCTTGCTGCTGTAACTGGAAACATTGGGGTCTCTGGAGGGGGTGTAAGCCAGGGATTTGAGGAGTTTGAATACTTTGATTTTTCCTCTGTAGAACTAAATGAACTTGGAAAAAATCAGAGGAAGCTTCCAATGCCTAAAATCGGTGAAGCTATACTTGATACACACAATCCTCTTATAAAACTTATAGTTTTAGCCTCTGGAAACCCGGTTAATTTAAATCCAGATTCATTAAAGGTTAAAGAAGGTTTTGATAGTGCAGATTTTGTTATAATGATGGATCACTTTCTAAATGATACATCAGAAAGTGCAGATCTATTTCTGCCTACTACTACTTATTTGGAAGAAGAGGACCTAATTGGAAGCTATGGCCACAACTGGGTATCTCCAATAAATCAGGTAGTATCTCCACAAGGAGAATCAAAATCTGAATTTGAAATATTCCAACTTCTCGCGCAGAGATTGGGGATTTTTGATGAAATGTCAGGAAGTGCTAAGGATTGGCTCAAAAAACTGGCAGTACCTATATTGAATAAGGGTATAGATTTTGAAGATTTACAGAATGTTCCTCAAAGGATGATCAAAAAAACTGAAATACCATTTGGCGACAGAAAATTTAAAACAGAATCTGGACGATTTGAATTTATCGAAGAACTTTCTATCCGAGATACAGATATAGAAGAATTCCCATTAAAACTTCTTTCAACAATGGCAGAAGACTTTATAGGATCTGTAGTACCAGAAAGTGAACTGGTAGATGGATTCCTGGAAGTCCATGTCCATCCAGACATTTTAGGTGAAAAAAATATTACCGATGGGGATAAAGCACTGATTGAATCTCCTGTTGGAAGCCTCATTGTTAAAGTGAAAGAAGATGATGCGGTTAGAAAAGATTACATCCTTACATATAAAGGAGGATGGTTAAAATATAATAAATGCGTGAATGTTTTAACCCAGCCTATAATAAGTGAGATTGGGGATGGAACTCCTTACTATGATACGAGGGTAAGGATTAAAGGGATAAGTAATAGTTAG
- a CDS encoding C1 family peptidase codes for MDKIFEKRMGWRPDLPDLRDYTFEHDNIKPMLEKIGIVESVKKLPATTDLRAWCSQVEDQKNLGSCTANAGIGLVEYFERKAFGKHMDASRLFLYKTTRRLMGLKGDSGADLRSTMGALVLFGVPPERYWPYTDKNPDFDKEPDTFCYACAENYQSIQYVKLDPPSTLTNDLLDRIKTNLAAGLPSMFGFTVYSSIEQTMDNAGKIPFPCGGEQIEGGHAIVAVGYDDKMKIKNSNCTNSTTGAFIIRNSWGTSWGEKGYGWLPYDYVLKGIATDWWTLLKNEWVDTGEFGL; via the coding sequence ATGGATAAAATTTTTGAAAAACGAATGGGATGGCGCCCTGATCTCCCTGATTTAAGGGATTATACATTTGAACATGACAATATAAAACCTATGCTGGAAAAGATAGGTATCGTTGAATCTGTAAAAAAGCTTCCAGCTACTACAGATTTAAGAGCATGGTGTTCTCAAGTAGAAGACCAGAAAAATCTAGGGTCATGTACTGCCAATGCAGGTATTGGACTTGTTGAATATTTTGAACGTAAAGCATTTGGTAAACATATGGATGCATCTAGACTTTTCCTTTACAAAACCACCCGAAGACTGATGGGCCTGAAAGGGGACAGTGGGGCAGACCTTAGATCAACTATGGGGGCACTGGTACTTTTCGGAGTTCCACCAGAAAGATACTGGCCTTACACAGACAAAAACCCTGATTTTGATAAGGAACCAGATACATTCTGTTATGCATGTGCTGAAAATTACCAGTCGATTCAATATGTAAAACTGGATCCTCCATCTACCCTTACAAATGATCTTTTAGATAGAATCAAAACAAATCTGGCAGCAGGATTACCTTCTATGTTTGGATTTACAGTATACAGCTCAATAGAACAGACTATGGATAACGCTGGAAAAATACCATTCCCTTGCGGCGGAGAACAAATTGAAGGAGGACATGCTATCGTAGCAGTGGGATACGATGATAAAATGAAAATTAAAAACAGCAACTGCACCAATTCCACTACTGGAGCTTTTATTATACGGAATTCATGGGGTACCAGCTGGGGTGAAAAAGGTTACGGCTGGCTGCCATATGATTATGTGCTAAAAGGAATTGCCACGGACTGGTGGACTCTTCTTAAAAATGAATGGGTTGATACTGGAGAGTTTGGACTTTAA
- a CDS encoding inositol-3-phosphate synthase: MEKIKIAIMGLGNCASSLIQGIHYYKNKDPEDAIGLMHPLIGNYTASDIEVVAAFDIDQRKVGKDVSEAIFAKPNCTHVFCPEIPETGVKVSMGKVLDGVAPHMSNYDDDYTFVVSDEEQSDIVEVLKESGAEMLVNYLPVGSEEAVRFYAQCALDAGVAFINCMPVFIVSDPEWSKKFEEKGIPAIGDDIKAQIGATITHRTLANLFRERGVKVERTYQLNTGGNTDFLNMLNRDRLDSKKESKTEAVQSVLAERLPDQDIHIGPSDYVPFQKDNKLCFLRMEGKTFGDVPMNIELRLSVEDSPNSAGCVIDAIRCCKLALQRGVGGQLTSISAYTMKHPPEQFIDEQAYNMVNEFIEGKRER, from the coding sequence TTGGAGAAGATAAAAATAGCAATAATGGGACTTGGTAATTGTGCAAGTTCTTTAATACAGGGAATTCATTATTATAAAAACAAGGATCCAGAAGATGCCATTGGTTTAATGCATCCATTAATTGGGAATTACACTGCATCAGATATAGAAGTAGTAGCTGCTTTTGATATAGATCAAAGAAAAGTAGGTAAAGATGTAAGCGAAGCTATTTTTGCAAAACCAAACTGTACCCATGTTTTCTGCCCAGAAATTCCAGAAACGGGAGTTAAAGTATCAATGGGCAAAGTTTTAGACGGTGTTGCTCCACACATGAGCAATTATGATGATGATTATACCTTTGTGGTATCAGATGAAGAACAATCTGATATTGTAGAAGTTTTAAAAGAAAGCGGAGCTGAAATGCTCGTAAATTATCTTCCAGTAGGCTCTGAAGAAGCCGTAAGGTTTTATGCACAGTGTGCCCTTGATGCAGGAGTTGCATTTATAAACTGTATGCCTGTTTTCATTGTAAGTGATCCCGAATGGTCTAAAAAATTCGAAGAAAAGGGAATTCCTGCAATAGGGGACGATATTAAAGCACAAATAGGTGCTACAATTACACACAGAACCTTAGCTAACTTATTCCGCGAAAGAGGAGTAAAAGTAGAACGCACATACCAGTTAAACACTGGAGGAAACACCGATTTCTTGAACATGTTAAACCGGGATCGTCTTGATTCAAAAAAGGAATCAAAGACAGAAGCTGTGCAGTCTGTACTTGCAGAAAGACTTCCAGATCAGGATATTCATATTGGTCCAAGTGATTATGTACCATTCCAAAAGGACAATAAGCTGTGCTTCCTCAGAATGGAAGGTAAAACATTCGGAGATGTACCTATGAACATAGAATTAAGGCTCAGCGTTGAAGACTCGCCAAACTCTGCAGGATGTGTCATAGATGCAATCCGCTGCTGTAAATTAGCCCTTCAAAGAGGTGTTGGCGGTCAGTTAACATCAATCTCAGCTTACACCATGAAACATCCGCCAGAACAGTTCATAGATGAACAGGCTTATAACATGGTGAATGAGTTTATTGAAGGAAAAAGAGAAAGATAA
- a CDS encoding small multi-drug export protein, producing the protein MDVITGTLLVFGAGILELWAAIPLGLAINLNPVIIGAASALGAIVAAFLVTAVGDSIREKVIKWRYGENKDLKGSRYYKIWNKYGVVGLGLISPLLFGAPVGSALGVALGSRKRPLLIWMSIGIVIWSTGLTAAGYLGLMSFGVIK; encoded by the coding sequence ATGGACGTAATAACAGGCACATTACTTGTTTTTGGAGCAGGCATTTTGGAATTATGGGCAGCCATACCTCTTGGACTAGCCATCAACCTTAATCCAGTTATAATTGGAGCTGCATCAGCATTAGGGGCAATTGTAGCTGCATTTCTAGTTACAGCTGTTGGAGATAGTATCAGAGAAAAGGTTATAAAATGGCGTTATGGTGAAAATAAAGATTTAAAAGGCAGCAGATATTATAAAATATGGAATAAATATGGAGTAGTTGGACTGGGACTTATATCTCCATTACTTTTCGGTGCTCCAGTTGGATCAGCACTCGGAGTCGCTTTAGGATCCCGTAAGAGGCCATTATTAATCTGGATGAGTATAGGCATTGTCATATGGAGCACAGGGCTTACAGCAGCAGGTTATCTAGGACTTATGAGTTTTGGAGTCATTAAATAA
- a CDS encoding DUF2769 domain-containing protein: MDKFEEKMNEIDQMSKENKRITLNQMKSDCICPICPTYNECAKEVDELLFCITGKSETCITKERGCMCPTCPFAQEYEIGIKYNFYCTRGTELEQRK; encoded by the coding sequence ATGGACAAGTTCGAAGAAAAAATGAATGAAATAGATCAAATGTCAAAGGAAAATAAACGTATCACACTGAACCAGATGAAATCAGATTGTATATGTCCAATCTGTCCAACTTACAATGAATGTGCAAAAGAAGTTGATGAATTACTATTCTGCATAACTGGAAAGAGTGAAACCTGCATAACTAAAGAGAGAGGGTGCATGTGCCCAACATGCCCCTTTGCACAGGAATATGAAATTGGAATCAAATACAATTTCTACTGCACAAGAGGTACCGAACTTGAACAGCGAAAATGA